A window of the Falco rusticolus isolate bFalRus1 chromosome 1, bFalRus1.pri, whole genome shotgun sequence genome harbors these coding sequences:
- the LAMTOR3 gene encoding ragulator complex protein LAMTOR3: MADDLKRFLYKKLPSVEGLHAIVVSDRDGVPVIKVANDNAPEHALRPGFLSTFALATDQGSKLGLSKNKSIICYYNTYQVVQFNRLPLVVSFIASSNANTGLIVSLEKELTPLFEELRQVVEVS, from the exons ATGGCCGAC GACCTGAAGAGGTTTCTGTACAAGAAGCTGCCGAG cgTTGAAGGTCTTCATGCTATTGTAGTCTCAGATAGAGATGGTGTGCCTGTTATCAAAG TTGCCAATGATAATGCTCCAGAACATGCACTGCGACCTGGTTTTCTATCCACCTTTGCCCTTGCCACAGATCAGGGCAGTAAACTAGggctttctaaaaacaaaagtaTCATCTGCTATTACAATACATACCAG GTGGTGCAGTTCAATCGCTTACCTTTGGTAGTAAGTTTCATTGCTAGCAGCAATGCCAATACTG GGCTGATTGTAAGTTTAGAGAAGGAGCTCACACCCCTGTTTGAAGAACTGAGGCAGGTTGTTGAAGTTTCTTAA
- the DAPP1 gene encoding dual adapter for phosphotyrosine and 3-phosphotyrosine and 3-phosphoinositide: MTQRREPRPAVPLDEELEALGWYHDNLTRHAAEALLLSNGQDGSYLLRKSNDREDLYSLSVRGKDSVKHFHVEHTGTSFKFGFNEFSSLKELVMHFANQPLIGSETGTLIVLKHPYPREVEEPCIYESVRVHTAMQTGRTESDLVPNAPSLGTKEGYLIKQGKIVKNWKTRWFTLHRNELKYFKDQTATEPIRALDLTECSAVQFDYSQERVNCFCLVFPLRTYYLCAKTGIEADEWIKILRWKLSQIRRQLEQRNATLSS, encoded by the exons ATGACCCAGCGCCGGGAGCCGCGTCCCGCCGTGCCGCTGGACGAGGAGCTGGAGGCGCTCGG GTGGTATCATGATAATCTTACCCGACATGCAGCAgaagcactgctgctttccaaTGGGCAGGATGGAAGCTACCTCTTGAGGAAGAGTAATGACAGGGAAGATTTGTACTCGCTCTCTGTCAG aggaaaagaTTCTGTGAAACACTTCCATGTTGAACATACAGGAACATCATTCAAATTTGGATTTAATGAATTTTCTAGCTTGAAGGAATTAGTCATGCATTTTGCAAATCAGCCTTTAATTGGAAGCGAAACAG gaacCTTAATAGTATTGAAGCATCCCTACCCACGGGAAGTAGAAGAACCTTGTATTTATGAGTCCGTCCGTGTTCACACAGCAATGCAgacaggaagaacagaaagcGATCTTGTTCCAAATGCTCCCTCA CTTGGTACAAAAGAAGGATATTTGATAAAACAAGGCAAAATAGTCAAG AATTGGAAGACAAGGTGGTTTACACTGCATAGGAATGAACTTAAGTATTTCAAAGACCAGACA gccACGGAACCGATTCGGGCACTTGACTTAACTGAATGCTCCGCTGTGCAATTTGATTATTCCCAGGAAAGAGTCAATTGTTTCTG TTTAGTGTTCCCACTAAGGACGTACTACCTGTGCGCGAAAACTGGAATAGAAGCTGATGAGTGGATTAAAATATTACGATGGAAACTG TCACAAATACGGAGGCAACTGGAGCAGCGCAATGCCACCCTCAGTTCCTAG